GTCCACGGGGAACTAGATCGGAGGTTCCATTCCTCATGAATAGTTTCAATAGCTAAATGTGATCAGGGGCGGTTCTCTTGTAGCTAAGTGTTTAATCATCAAATCATGACTATTGCTAGGTGGCTTATGAATCTTGAGACAGCTGGAAGCTATCATGAATTTCTCATGAGTCACAGAATATTTCAAATGTATATAATTAAAAGCTCTCACAAAGGAGAAGGTTTAGGCATATTTGTTGCTATAGTTTGCTGTGGGAATACCCTGCTACGTAGTAACTGACTGCTTTCTCGATCTCAAATGACAAATTCACAGCAAGTAAACAAACTGAATCTACATGTGGGAGAACAACACCCCTGTATGACATTATGCTTATGGTGACAAGATGGTGTGTGTCATTCAGCATTGCGGTCACTACAATGGAGCAGAAAAAGATGACACCTTCATCTAGAGTGGTCAATGCATTCTGAGGAAGTGTCTGTAAGTATTTATCAGCACCAACCCTTTTCTTGCTCTATCTCTGAACTACTCTGGTAGGGTATTGTGTAGGCTAGTAGTATGTATGAGCCAGACCACTcctaattgttttatattgtgGTTTCTATGGTTAAAAACATCTTGTTGTTAAGTATTTTAGTCTGTTTCTATGATAATCCATGCTATATAAGGCTCCTCTCTATAAGTGTTAAATACTTATACAGCCCTCCAGTTTGATTTggaccccccctcctctccatggTACAGTACCAGCTTCTATGGTACCAGGGCCAGGCTTCAAAAAGCTGCCAGGCCCTCCACCCTTCTTCGTTGGTGGTGATGTAGCCAACTGTATGATCTTCATATGTTTTTCTAACTAGCATTTAGTGGTCGTTTTCTCTAGTAATTATCACCTCAGTGTTGTGGCTTTTGACCCTTTGTGACTAGCAGCTTTGTTGATCCAGTGATTCATTGTCACTGTTATTGTTGactctgtgtgactgtgttggACTCCTCCTCTGTCTCAGGGCCCAAGGGCATGTTGAGACGTCTCACCAGGCTAGAGCAGAGGCGTCTAGGTGGGGCAGGCAGGGCCtgaaggaggggaggacagaccGTGAGAACCAAAGCGAGCGACATGGGCCAGTGTGTCACCAAGTGTAAGAACCCATCGTCCTCGCTTGGGAGCAAGAGTGGCGACAAGGAGCCTGGGTCCAAGTCCCACCATAAGAAATGcgggggtgggggaggaggacaCAAGGAGGATCCCAGCTCCCTGAGCAGCAAGGCCTCCAGTGAGCTCATGTTCAATGGCACCAAGAATGCCTTGGAGGTTACCGTGGAGACCACGATGATCCCCACATCGGCCATGATGGGGGACCTGAGGAATGAGGAGCACTCGGTGGCAGATAGGGAGGGGCCGTCCTTGCTGCGCATCGAGGAGCTTTTCTGCTGCTACAAGGACCCGCAGGAGGAGTCTATCTTGGAGGAGGGCATGGAGAGGTTCTGCAACGACCTGTACGTGGACCCCGCCGAGTTCCGTGTGCTGGTCCTCGCTTGGAAGTTTCAGGCTGCCACCATGTGCAAGTTTACAAGGTGAGAGATGGGTTGTGAATGGGAAGGGGTAGGCATAAGACAAAGAAAACGCTACATCAATGTGTTGTTGCTGATATTCAGAGAATATCTTCTGAGAAGATTCTTCGAGTCAAGTATTGGTCCAAAAGAGACCATATTAGCTCATAATGTCTGATGCTAAACTCTGATCAAATTCAAAAATGTCTACGGCTGCCATGCACTGTCTGTTTTAGGCTAGTGTCCTGTTACTGTGCAGTGTTTCAATTAACATGGTTCTGGCTGGccaccccactccacccccccccacTCGTTTCAGCAGCTCTGTAGCTCACACTTTATAGTTGACAGGTAGGGGGCACAAATAGAATCAGTCTCTGGCTCTGACACTGCACTCTGTAATAAGTGGCTGAGATGAGTATGGAGTGGACATTGTGTCTTTCTGATGGTCTATTCCTCAGATGATTTTGTCTCATCAATTGTCATGTAATGTTGTACCTAGTCTGAAAATTGGACCTATTACGATAATTTTACATAAAACAAAATGTTCCCATCTGAGCTACCTAAACTTTGAAAGTTTTACTGTTGCTTTGCTGTTCAGACCAGGTCTGATTTAATGTCTGCAGTATAAAATGGGGTGGGGGAAAAAGGCATATCAGAGGACATATCTGGCCAGGGTGTCATGTGCTGAAGCGACAGAAGCACAATATGGCAGGGTGACAGGATGTGGTCAAGTTTATCTCAGGGGCATCTtgccctttctctccctgtgctGTAAAGTGTCTGGGCCTGCTGCACGTTATCATACTGACAAAGAGTTGAGAGACCAAGACGGCACAGTTATTTCCTTGCTTACTTTACCTGACTTGTTTATGTTGAGGCCTAGGTGATGTTTTATCAGTTTGATGGTAAGAGTTTCTCAACTGAGCTTATTGGCTTGAAATTGCCCCAGGTTGTCACGGACAGGTTTTTCTCCATAAGGCTTATTTAAGGCTTATTGCCTGGTTCAAAGGTTGACATTATGTTGCAGCAAAGTTAAAGTTTTATTTTTAAGTTTAAAAATATTAATATTTAGATTTTTATATTATTTAGTTATAGTTTTAGTGTTGGACAGAAATCATGTGTGGAGGCTCGGAACCATTTGTCAGAGTTGTTTGTTATTGTGTTTTTTGGGATGTTACAGTAGGAAATTAGGATAAACGGATAAAAAAGACTCCTTATAGAACAgcgaggactgtgaagagacagacacacactctacacacacgtacacatggattttgtattctagatatgtggtagtagggTAGTGGCCTGAGGGTATATAACTGCCTTTATGTTGCTAGACCCCAGGAAAGGCAGCAGCTAATTGGGatctttaataaatacaaataccacAGAGAAGGCAGTAATATTAAAGGTGATCGGTCAGGTCATAGGTTAGGTTGAAATTATAAAGTAAATCTCAATGTGACTTGGATTCAAAAGGAATAGCGCCAAGACTGGTGCAAAAAATATGGTGGAAGCAAACTCTCCCCATgcttacaccaatccaatgcttttaaactTTGGTAGTACATGTAAGAAGAATCAAGTTAGCTCAATTCTTTCCCACCCTGTTAGCAAGTGATAGTGACGCACTAAGTAAACCTATTTGAAACAACACCATCTTCTGGCAGCATTTATCAGCCAGATTCTGTAGCTTGAATCTCTTGAAAACCCTGTTAGATTTTTTTGCCAAAGTTTACAATAAAACTAAACAAAAAGTTTACAATAAAACTGAACAATTCATGATGATTTTATTTAGTTTAAGTCAAATATAGTTTCAGTgttgttaattattttatttaagtTGTCTAAATAGTTTTTTCATGATTAATTTTCTTTTTTATAATAACCTTGTGTTGTGGTCTATAACGCAGCCCTGTTTTCCTCCACCTGTCTATAGGAAGGAGTTTGTAGACGGATGCAGGGCGATCAAGGCAGACAGTCTCGAGGGCATCTGCTCCCGGTTCCCCTTCATGCTGCTGGAGGCGCAGGGCGAGGAGAACTTCAAGGAGCTGTACCGCTTCACCTTCCAGTTCGGCCTGGACGCTGATGAAGGCCAGCGCTCGCTGCAGCGTGACATCGCCATTGCGCTGTGGCGCTTGGTCTTCACGCAGGACACGCCAGCCATCCTCGAGCACTGGCTGGAGTTCCTGGGCGAGAACCCGTCAGGTGTGCGAGGCATCTCGCGGGACACCTGGAACATGTTCCTCAACTTCACGCAGGCCATCGGGCCGGACCTGAGCAACTACAGCGAGGACGAGGCCTGGCCAAGCCTCTTTGACACCTTTGTAGAGTGGGAGATGGAGCGCAGGAGAAAAGAAGAGCTGTTaaagagggcagaggaggaggacaggggatgCACTGAGACAGATGAGAGCTCTCCCTCCAGTACAGACAGACTTGAAACAGAGGGCGGACGGGGCTCACAGACCTGGGGGGGGCAATGACTATAGAATTCTGGGAAGGGAGGTTGGGGTGGGTGGAGTCTGACCTAAGTGAACTGTACATCTGTGAATCATTGGATGACAAATTGGTATTACTgttattcctctctctccttttctgttGGGGTGGGCTGGGATTTGCTTCCACCCTGCTTTATTTCTGGTTAATGAAAGGGCTCAAATAACTATTGTTTTAGCACTTCTATTTAagttatttgttttatttgtctTTAATATGTGTTTTAGGTCATTTGGACTTGTGGTCCATTTGAATCTTTCCCCACCCTCCCTAAACTCACAAAACAAGATCAGTATATAAGGTTGCTTTAAAAGCCAGGTGCCAGAAAGCCATACCCCAAGTCTCACATTTTTACAGCTTACATTGACCTGGAAACACTGGTGATTTAACCTCTCACCCAAAGACGCAGGCCTATTAAAATCTCATATTACATTAAGGGAAATCTAGTTGTCTGCAAATAACACCTTATTACCAGAGCCTGAGCTTTACCTTTTGGGGTCAGTGAAATCAACTTGATATTaaatcatgtttttattttattgttattggAACAATATTTGAGTGTGGATGAATTGGGTTGCGTTTTGAAATGTGGACTATTTAAAGGGTTATTCTTGGCCTATCTATTGCCTGTAGTTGTGATGGCCAACCATGATTTGTTCAAAGATTTGTGGTCGTACTCAAGCGTGCGTAATGTCCTAAGACTGAGTAATGTCCAAAAGTAAACATTTATTTGACAGTGACAATACCAATTACTTcctaattttttaaattttatttatctAAATTAAAAAGTgtttagtgcattcggaaagtattcagaccccatcactttttccacattttgttacattttgccttattctaaaatgaattaagtTAATTTAtttcctcataatgacaaagcgaaaaacgtTGTAGAAATTTTAGCAATTTGATTACAAATAaacaaatgccttatttacataagtattcagaccctttgctatgagactcgaaattgagctccggtgcatcctgttccattgatcatctttgagatgtttctacaacttgattggagtccacctgtggtaaattcaattgcttggacatgatttggaaaggcacacacctgtctatgtaacatcccacagttgacagtgcatgtcagagcatgtcatgaggtcgaaggaattttccatagagccccgagacaggtttgtgtcaagatctgtgtcacatatctggggaaggttaccaaaaaatgtatcctgcattgaaggtccccaagaacacagtggcctcctccattcttaaatggaagatgtttggaaccaccaagtctcttcctaccgctggccgctcggccaaactgagcaatcggaaaaagggccttgatcagggaagtgaccaagaacccgatggtcactctgacagagctccagagttcctctgtggagatggttgtccttctgcagcactccaccaatcaggcctttatggtagagtggccagacggaagccactccttggtaaaaagcacatgacagcccgcttgcagTTTGACAAAAGGTacttaaaggactctgaccatgagataCAAGATTctctgaatgccaagagtcaggtctggaggaaacctggcaccatccctacgttgaaacatggtggtggcagcacctgGACTTGAaaacgatcgaacatctctggagagacctgaaaatagcagtgtgcggcaacactccccatccaacctgacagcgcatgagaggatctgcagtgaagGTGCTctaacaaagtacagagtaaagggtctgaatacttatgtacattttaTACTTACGTTTTATTTTGATGAACTAGCAAACATTTCTGGTTTTGccttgtcattctggggtattgtgtgtagattgagggggggacaATTGAATTAAATTCAGAATCTGGTTTTGccttgtcattctggggtattgtgtgtagattgagggggggacaATTGAATTAAATTCAGAATCTGGTTTTGccttgtcattctggggtattgtgtgtagattgagggggggacaATTGAATTAAATTCAGAATCTGGTTTTGccttgtcattctggggtattgtgtgtagattgagggggggacaattgaattaaattcagaataaggctgtaatgtaacaaaatgtggaataagtgaaggtctgaactttctgaatgcactgtaccaaTAAGTCCTTTCAAATGTCAAGTTGATTTCTTCGAAAACGATCCCACTCTTTTATGCTCTCTTCTGCTCTTTGAGTGCTCTAGACTGCAACAGTGTCTTAGCTTATTCTAACTAACAACCAGGGCTTGGTTCCATGTTGGTCCCTAGCCCCAGTCCCTTTTAGTGTTCACAGATCCCAAATGACTGGACACATCTAAGCGATATGGTTTTGGCCTGTGGACTTATGCCTATAGCTTTCACATCTAGTTCTTTCAGATCTGTGAACACCCTAGGGTAGGTAGGTGTTATGGGTTGGCCCTGGTCTTGTGCAAACAGAAGGTGGCTGTACCTGGGCTACATTCAGGACTGGGGCATTACACAAAGCTTTTGTCTCGTTTACCTTTCCAAGTTCTCAACAATCTTATACCATTGGACAGCTATTCACTCTAGTTTTGTGAACATGTCAAGAATGTGTGTTGGCTGCTAGTGACTGTTGTGTTAAGTGCACAAAACACAATAGTCCTCCTAGTCGCCATGCTTGTAATGCTCTCATTCTTTTATGTCTGCACTCGGTTCTAAACCATTCACAACTGTTGAATGAAATTGGACATAGCCCAGGCCTTTTGGTGACAGTGGATCGTTAACCAGGTGTATTGGCTCATTGAGTATCTGTAACTAGGTCAGGTGGTGCCCTTCTTGTGAGGTTTACAATTACAATGGTTTCATTTCAGATCCCTTTGCCCTTTTTATATAAAATGCAttgatttataaaaaataaaacagtgTTCAACTTTTGACAGTCGTCCACAAAATGCATTTGGGGAGTTTAATTATGTTTTTGTGGTGTCATTTTCCCGCTCTGATTCAGGGTTGCAGTATGGCTTTTGAGGATATTTGGACACAACTGGGCATCTAATCTGCCCTGGTTCTTACTTTTCAAGCTAAATATTAGCTGTTTAAATTAGAAATTTCATTTTATTgagaaatgtatttaaaaaattgtAGCTCTGATATGGCCAGAATATAATTTATTATAGTTAGTAAGGGTAGGCAAAGTATACTTCCCCGCTGTTGTAGGCCTGGGCTGTTTAGACTGGCAGTGTACACAAAACATGGTGCTCTTCCTCATGGGTGTGTCCAACACAAAGGGGCTTTCGCTATTGGTGGATGTTTCCCCTGGTAACTAGCATCAGCTGTTACCAACAGACAGGACACATGAGAATCGGACTTAATCTGGATATCGATAAACTGCGCTATAATACCCGTGAATAGAGATGATATGGATTGTGAATATTTAAACATAAAACGAAAATGTATCTTTCGTCTAAAAACAGCAAGTTGATGGAAAATGGTGAGAAGCCTAGCCATTCGTTAGTGTAGCTGGCTAGTTTAGCCACACAGCTACAGCGTCCGACTTGCTAGAAATCCAACAGAAATACAACTGAATATCTATACTGATTCATTCACCGAGTGCGCTAACTTCAACGTCTGGAGTGCATTGTTGAAACTTAACTATGTGAAATGTAAAAGACTGATATTGTAACAATGGCGGAAATGAGTTATTCGCTATGCGGGTAAAAGAGAATCCGGCTGCGGCAACGCTCAGATCCAGCAGCGCCAACATCTGCAGACGGACGGTCCTCATAAAAAAGTTTATCTCGGACCATTTCTATTTTTCTTGCTTCAGAGCTGAATTCGAACCTCATGGAATGACGTCATCCTCTCATGGAATTGGGGCTATGTGAAAAACAGTGTCTGAGATATACAATGGGTAAAGAGGTAAGCTAAATAATATTCTTTCTCATTCAAATAATTGGAGAACACTGAGTAGCTGAGGTCATGTGAATGGACGTCCACTACAAAAAGGGATGGCTTTGCGTCTCCCTGCCATGAAGCCTGATATATGTGCCCACTCCTCACGCTCAAGTGGAGGACCCTGTTGCATCTCTGCCATGGTGTTTTGTAAAGGAGGTGCAcaatcctgacaattaaaaggaCCAATAAAACAATTTTAGTCTTGTAAATGTCTTGTCTGACTCTTATCCACATCAtttgaaaaaaaatgtatataaccttttatttaactaaacaagtcagttaagaacaaattcttatttacattgacggcctggCAAAAGGCATCCTGCAGGGACtggggttaaaaaatatatataaatattggaCAAAACACACCTAATGAAAAgtgagacctaagacgacaacatagcaaggccgcaacgcatgacaacacaacatggtgcaaacattattgggcaagaaggtagagacaacaatacatctccTAAAGCAGCCACAACAGTCAGTGTCCATGATTGCTTCTTTGAataaagagattgagataaaactgtccagtttgagtgtttgttgcagcttgttccagtcgcgAACTGAAGGACGAGAGACCcatggatgtgtgtgctttggggatctTTAACAgattgtgactggcagaacaggtgttgtatgtggaggatgagggctgcagtagatatctcagataggggagagtgaggcctaagagggttttatgaaTAAGCattaaccagtgggtcttgcagcTGGGAATATGGAGTTGACTAGTTTACGGAGGAGTATAGattgcagtgatgtgtcctataaggagcattgttgGCAAATCTGTTGGCCGactggtaaagaacatctagccgctcgagagcacccttacctgccgatctataatttatgtctccgtaatctagcatgggtaagatggtcatctgaatcagggttagtttggcagctggggtgaaaagaggagcgattacgataaatctagacttggtttcctctaacTTTAGCCTTCAGCTTTGACATGTGCTGGGAGAAGGACCGTGTAtctgtaaccgatgtgaaatggctagctagttagcggtggtgcgtgctaatagcgtttcaattggtgacgcgctgagaccttgaagtagttgtttccctggtgcgatgggtaatgatgcttcgtgggtgttagttgttgtgtgcagagggtccctggttcgagcccaggtaggggcgaggagagggacagaagctatactgttacattggtgccgtgacccggatcactggttgctgtggaaaaggaggaggtcaaaaggagGGTGAGTGTTGTTTTTTTCTGGTTGAAAtgttattgattattatgactaaaaacaacctgaggattgattataaacatcgtttgacatgtttctactaacCTTACTGATACTTTTAAGATTTTTCGTCTGTCTGTTGTGACTgcctttgagcctgtggattactgaacagaacacacaaacaaaacggaggtttttggatttaaagagggactttatcgaacaaaacaaacatttattgagtaaatgggagtcttgtgagtgcaaccatatgaagatcatcaaaggtaagtgattcattttatcgctatttctgacttgtgtaactcctctacttggctggttacggtttgtaatgatttgtctgctgggcgctgttctcagataatctcatggtatgctttcgccgtaaagccttctTGAAATCTGAaaccgtggttggattaacaagaagttaatctttaaaccgatgtataatacttgtatgttttatgaagTTTATAATGagtttctgtttttgaatttggcgctctgcaatttcactggatgttggccaggtgggacggtagcgtcccacaccccctagagaggttaacacaaaatccggggaggggccagctgagtataagtctgtatcatctgcatataaatgaatgagagagcttcctactgcctgagctatgttgttgatgtaaattgagaagagcgtgtgGCCTaagatcgagccttggggtactcccttggtgacaggcagtggctgagacagcagatgttctgactttatacactgcagtctttgagagaggtagttagcaaaccatgccaAAGACCCCTCAAAGACACCAGTACTCCTTAGCCGACCCACaataatggaatggtctaccgtatcaaaagctttggccaagtctaaaaatagcagcacaacattgcttagaatcaagagcaatggtgacatcattgaggacctttaaggttgcagtgacacatccataacctgagcggaaaccagattgcacaccaGAGCGAATACTATAggcatcaagaaagccagtcagttgattattgacaagttatTCCACCACTTTTGATAAACagagcaaaatagaaataggcctgtaacagttaggatcagctttcccccttttaaataaaggacgaaccaTGGCTGGCT
The sequence above is a segment of the Oncorhynchus kisutch isolate 150728-3 linkage group LG25, Okis_V2, whole genome shotgun sequence genome. Coding sequences within it:
- the LOC109875692 gene encoding DCN1-like protein 3 yields the protein MGQCVTKCKNPSSSLGSKSGDKEPGSKSHHKKCGGGGGGHKEDPSSLSSKASSELMFNGTKNALEVTVETTMIPTSAMMGDLRNEEHSVADREGPSLLRIEELFCCYKDPQEESILEEGMERFCNDLYVDPAEFRVLVLAWKFQAATMCKFTRKEFVDGCRAIKADSLEGICSRFPFMLLEAQGEENFKELYRFTFQFGLDADEGQRSLQRDIAIALWRLVFTQDTPAILEHWLEFLGENPSGVRGISRDTWNMFLNFTQAIGPDLSNYSEDEAWPSLFDTFVEWEMERRRKEELLKRAEEEDRGCTETDESSPSSTDRLETEGGRGSQTWGGQ